One genomic region from Paramicrobacterium agarici encodes:
- a CDS encoding ABC transporter substrate-binding protein, whose protein sequence is MRKRMSILAGALAVGLALTGCSSGGSGGSDPDNPDQVEVFTWWASGSEKAGLDALVEEFNSQYPDIEFINAAVAGGAGSNAKAALASRLESGNPPDTFQAHAGAELSDYIAAEQIQDLSNLYDELGLKDVFPADLIERLTVDGKIYSVPSNIHRANVTWVNTEVLESAGIDPMKAPESIDAWISDLQKVKDSGVDAPLAIGTEWTQMQLLENVLIADLGAEGYAGLWDGSTAWDSDGVKTAVDHYDQLMNFVNQDYAGLDWDAASQIVIDGNAAYNVMGDWAEAAFTQAGQTWGTEYTTWPTPGTDGVFDFLADSFTLPVGAPHEEAATDWLTTISSAEGQKAFNTVKGSIPARTDADPADYGEYQQSAMESFANDTIVSSLAHGAAAPIAWSSDISSAVGKFGSDRDKDALIQALVAAAESALS, encoded by the coding sequence ATGCGCAAGAGGATGTCCATTCTGGCCGGCGCGCTCGCCGTCGGCCTCGCACTCACGGGGTGCTCGTCAGGAGGATCCGGAGGATCCGACCCAGACAACCCCGACCAGGTCGAGGTCTTCACCTGGTGGGCCTCCGGCTCAGAGAAAGCCGGACTCGACGCTCTCGTCGAAGAGTTCAACTCCCAGTACCCCGACATCGAGTTCATCAACGCAGCGGTCGCGGGCGGCGCCGGATCGAACGCCAAGGCCGCGCTCGCGTCACGCCTCGAGTCGGGCAACCCGCCCGACACGTTCCAAGCGCACGCCGGTGCCGAGCTGTCCGACTACATCGCCGCAGAGCAGATCCAGGACCTCAGTAATCTGTACGACGAGCTCGGCCTGAAAGACGTGTTCCCGGCAGATCTCATTGAGCGACTAACGGTCGACGGAAAGATCTACTCGGTTCCGAGCAACATCCACCGTGCCAACGTCACGTGGGTGAACACCGAGGTGCTCGAGAGCGCCGGAATCGACCCGATGAAGGCTCCGGAGTCGATCGATGCCTGGATCAGCGACCTCCAGAAGGTCAAGGACTCCGGCGTTGACGCTCCCCTGGCCATCGGCACCGAGTGGACGCAGATGCAGTTGCTCGAGAACGTGCTCATCGCAGACCTGGGCGCAGAGGGATACGCGGGCCTCTGGGACGGCTCGACGGCGTGGGACAGCGATGGCGTGAAGACGGCCGTCGACCACTACGACCAGCTCATGAACTTCGTCAACCAGGACTACGCGGGACTCGACTGGGATGCCGCATCGCAGATCGTCATCGACGGCAACGCTGCGTACAACGTCATGGGCGACTGGGCTGAAGCTGCTTTCACCCAGGCCGGGCAGACCTGGGGCACCGAGTACACGACGTGGCCGACGCCAGGCACCGACGGCGTCTTCGACTTCCTCGCCGACTCGTTCACGCTGCCCGTCGGCGCGCCGCACGAAGAAGCAGCAACGGACTGGCTGACCACCATCAGCTCGGCTGAGGGCCAGAAGGCGTTCAACACGGTGAAGGGCTCGATCCCCGCTCGCACCGACGCCGACCCGGCCGACTACGGCGAGTACCAGCAGAGCGCCATGGAGTCGTTCGCGAACGACACCATCGTGAGCTCGCTCGCACACGGTGCGGCAGCGCCGATCGCTTGGTCGAGCGACATCTCATCCGCCGTCGGCAAGTTCGGTTCTGACCGAGACAAGGATGCCCTGATCCAGGCGCTCGTCGCAGCGGCTGAATCAGCGCTGTCCTGA
- a CDS encoding carbohydrate ABC transporter permease — protein sequence MRKGIRNWGPPLLLLAPSLVLVAIFVYGLIIANIQVSMTDRHSLAAEGAFVGFENYITLLTEGRFLHSLLNLVVFTVVFIAGTMIFGFIWAWLLDKGVKAEGVFRSVYLFPMAVSFVASGVVWRWLLNSAEGDRASGLNRMLQAVGLDFLQNSWWNEPVWGMAAIAMPAIWQLSGYIMALFLAGFRGIPDELREAARMDGASEWKLYRHVIFPQLSPIALSALIIVSHMSLKVFDLIMAVTKAIYQTEVPATYMWIALTSNDYAKASAIATVLLVIASLFIIPYLIHTMREEKRSS from the coding sequence GTGCGCAAAGGCATACGCAACTGGGGACCGCCGCTTCTGCTGCTGGCCCCCAGCCTCGTCCTCGTCGCGATCTTCGTCTACGGGCTGATCATCGCGAACATCCAGGTGTCGATGACCGACCGCCATTCCCTCGCGGCGGAGGGCGCGTTCGTCGGTTTCGAGAACTACATCACGCTGCTCACCGAGGGCCGCTTCCTGCACTCGCTGCTGAATCTCGTGGTCTTCACTGTCGTCTTCATCGCCGGCACCATGATCTTCGGGTTCATCTGGGCCTGGCTTCTCGACAAGGGCGTCAAGGCCGAGGGCGTCTTCCGCTCGGTCTACCTCTTCCCCATGGCCGTCTCCTTCGTCGCATCCGGTGTCGTCTGGCGCTGGCTCCTCAACAGCGCCGAGGGTGACAGAGCGTCAGGGCTCAACAGGATGCTGCAGGCCGTCGGTCTCGACTTTCTGCAGAACTCGTGGTGGAACGAGCCGGTCTGGGGCATGGCCGCCATCGCCATGCCCGCGATCTGGCAGCTCTCCGGCTACATCATGGCCCTGTTCCTCGCCGGGTTCCGCGGCATCCCCGACGAGCTCCGGGAGGCAGCGCGCATGGACGGCGCGAGCGAATGGAAGCTGTATCGGCACGTGATCTTCCCGCAGCTGAGTCCCATCGCCCTCTCGGCGCTCATCATCGTGAGCCACATGTCGCTCAAGGTCTTCGACCTCATCATGGCCGTGACAAAGGCGATCTACCAGACCGAGGTCCCGGCGACCTACATGTGGATCGCGCTGACCTCGAACGACTACGCGAAGGCATCCGCGATCGCCACCGTGCTCCTTGTCATCGCGTCTCTGTTCATCATTCCGTACCTGATTCACACGATGCGTGAAGAGAAGAGGTCGTCATGA
- a CDS encoding carbohydrate ABC transporter permease: MSQATQTDLSSGVSTRKMAGGAPQQKGPRFVLGRTAKYVILIAFVIVVLMPVYVLLVTSFKPPADVNPESSWGLPLRWPWESVNGGPTGFDNWVTAWDALAPALGRTFLLAIPAALIAAMLGSMNGFVLSRWRFPHASLVFTLILFGMFIPYQAVLTPLVEMKTTLGMPSNILTLLIVHVIYGLPICTLIFRNYYEGVPIELMEASRMDGAGMLRSYASIILPLSLPGFVVTIIWQFTSAWNDYLFALFLTDVQGGPVSLALNNLAQGAQLANYGAAMAGALIASFPTLVVYIILGKYFIGGLMSGSVKS, translated from the coding sequence ATGAGCCAGGCAACCCAGACGGACCTCTCCAGCGGCGTCTCCACGCGAAAGATGGCTGGCGGCGCTCCGCAGCAGAAGGGCCCTCGGTTCGTTCTCGGCCGCACGGCCAAGTACGTGATCCTGATCGCCTTCGTCATCGTCGTGCTCATGCCGGTGTACGTGCTCCTGGTCACGAGCTTCAAGCCGCCCGCCGATGTCAATCCCGAGTCGTCCTGGGGCCTTCCGCTTCGCTGGCCGTGGGAGTCCGTCAACGGCGGGCCGACAGGGTTCGATAACTGGGTGACGGCGTGGGACGCCCTTGCTCCCGCGCTCGGCCGCACCTTCCTGCTCGCGATCCCTGCGGCTCTCATTGCGGCGATGCTCGGGTCCATGAACGGCTTCGTTCTGTCCCGCTGGCGTTTTCCCCACGCGAGCCTCGTGTTCACGCTGATCCTGTTCGGCATGTTCATTCCGTACCAGGCCGTGCTGACGCCGCTCGTCGAGATGAAGACAACGCTCGGCATGCCCAGCAACATCTTGACCCTTCTGATCGTGCACGTCATTTACGGTCTGCCGATCTGCACGCTCATCTTCCGCAACTACTACGAGGGCGTTCCGATCGAGCTCATGGAGGCCTCGAGAATGGATGGGGCGGGGATGCTGCGCAGCTATGCGTCGATCATCCTGCCGCTGTCGCTCCCGGGCTTCGTCGTCACGATCATCTGGCAGTTCACGAGTGCGTGGAACGACTACCTGTTCGCACTGTTCCTGACCGATGTTCAGGGCGGACCCGTGTCGCTCGCCCTGAACAACCTCGCGCAGGGAGCTCAGCTCGCCAACTACGGAGCCGCGATGGCGGGAGCGCTCATCGCATCGTTCCCGACGCTTGTCGTCTATATCATCCTCGGCAAGTACTTCATCGGCGGTCTCATGAGCGGCTCTGTGAAGAGCTGA